The Calothrix sp. PCC 7507 DNA segment TTAACTGTTCACTGATAACTGTTCATCGCCAGCCTGAAAAATTTGTTGTGCAGTCAGATTTAATTCGGGAAAAGTTGGCGAGATAATCCTGTCACCACCACGAAACTTGTTAACCACATATTCACCTTCTTCTAAAGCACAAATCAAGATAGTCGGTTGTTTTGGCTTACCAATAAATTCCCTACCACCTAATGCAGCGTAGTCTACAATCCAATATTCAGGAATTCCCATTTCCTCGTAATCAGCATATTTTTTGAGGTAATCATCACGCCAGTTAGTGAGGCAGCGCGTTGGACGGGTTTCCCGGCTTGAAGCGACTGCCGTACTGACAACCTCAATTACCAAAGGAATCGATGCAGATTGACTAACAGTAGATTCCTTTTTCCAACGTGGTTCATTAATTAAGTTAGGACGATTTAAAAACAATAAATCTGGCGAGTAAGCTGAATCTTTTTCTATGGGTTTGACAAAAGCAGTTTTAGGGGTGAGATATGGAAGATTAAGCCGACTAAATTCTAAAGTTATTTTTGCCACTAAAAATCCAACTACTT contains these protein-coding regions:
- a CDS encoding Uma2 family endonuclease; the encoded protein is MAQTLRKLITFDEFSAWYPENSPRRYELYDGVIVEMANPVGDHEEVVGFLVAKITLEFSRLNLPYLTPKTAFVKPIEKDSAYSPDLLFLNRPNLINEPRWKKESTVSQSASIPLVIEVVSTAVASSRETRPTRCLTNWRDDYLKKYADYEEMGIPEYWIVDYAALGGREFIGKPKQPTILICALEEGEYVVNKFRGGDRIISPTFPELNLTAQQIFQAGDEQLSVNS